The Cryptococcus deuterogattii R265 chromosome 3, complete sequence genome has a segment encoding these proteins:
- a CDS encoding acetate non-utilizing protein 9 mitochondrial, with the protein MRPTLLRLANASGPLPLSVSQASVQLIPPIPLYRRLLRAHRLLPADMRYMGDSYVKSEFRLTRTIDNPLHIIGFLSQWKIYLDEIESSLIRPDGRKQGQAVKWRGKKLDMGAFEKLSTEQVGQLYELMHATKDVWKSPEQIEQEAKSAGVSPVDPNDPTTAGNS; encoded by the exons ATGAGACCCACACTTCTCCGCCTTGCGAACGCCTCTGGCCCACTCCCACTCTCAGTTTCACAGGCTTCTGTCCAGCTCATCCCTCCTATCCCGCTCTAccgccgtcttcttcgagcTCACCGTCTCCTACCAGCTGATATGCGCTACATGGGCGATTCATATGTCAAGTCCGAGTTCCGACTGACCCGGACGATCGATAACCCTCTACATATTATTGGTTTCCTCTCTCAGTGGAAAATCTACCTCGACGAGATTGAGAGCTCGCTCATCAGGCCGGATGGGAGGAAACAAGGTCAAGCTGTAaaatggagaggaaaaaagtTGGATATGGGTGCTTTTGAAAAGCTCTCGACAGAGCAGGTGGGGCAGCTGTATGAGCTCATGCATGCGACTAAGGATGTGTGGAAATC ACCAGAACAGATTGAGCAAGAAGCCAAGTCTGCCGGAGTCAGTCCTGTGGACCCCAACGACCCCACCACTGCTGGTAACTCATAA